Proteins from a single region of Halorubrum sp. 2020YC2:
- a CDS encoding ABC transporter ATP-binding protein, whose amino-acid sequence MTAIELRGVTKEFAEVTAVRDLDLTVEDGEVYGFLGPNGAGKSTTIDMLLDLVRPSAGTVRVLGADVDTDGVEIRRRTGVLPDGFSVYDRLSGRKHVEFAVESKDADADPDALLDRVGLAGDADRSAGEYSKGMRQRLALAMALVGDPDLLILDEPSSGLDPAGAKEMREIVRAEADRGATVFFSSHILEQVDAVCDRVGILRDGELVAEDSVEGLREAVGGEETLEVAAAGADDDAVAAVRALPGVSGVTRDGDELVVNCASDAKTDVIAALEDAGVTVDDFHTREASLEDLFLTYTEGDAAERDGAADIDSTDPDTTDSGSTDANATDLDSTDADPPAGDEPAAEEGDR is encoded by the coding sequence ATGACCGCGATCGAACTACGTGGCGTGACCAAGGAGTTCGCGGAGGTCACGGCCGTTCGCGACCTCGACCTCACCGTCGAAGACGGCGAGGTGTACGGCTTCCTCGGGCCGAACGGCGCGGGCAAGTCGACGACGATCGACATGCTGCTCGACCTCGTCCGCCCGAGCGCGGGGACGGTCCGCGTACTCGGCGCCGACGTCGACACCGACGGCGTCGAGATCCGCCGCCGGACGGGCGTGCTCCCCGACGGCTTCTCCGTGTACGACCGGCTCTCCGGGCGGAAACACGTCGAGTTCGCCGTCGAGTCGAAGGACGCCGACGCCGACCCCGACGCCCTGCTCGACCGCGTCGGCCTCGCCGGCGACGCCGACCGCTCCGCCGGGGAGTACTCGAAAGGCATGCGCCAGCGGCTCGCCCTCGCGATGGCGCTCGTGGGCGACCCCGATCTGCTGATCCTCGACGAGCCCTCCTCGGGTCTCGACCCGGCCGGCGCCAAGGAGATGCGCGAGATCGTCCGCGCGGAGGCCGACCGCGGCGCCACCGTCTTCTTCTCCTCGCACATCCTCGAACAGGTCGACGCCGTCTGCGACCGCGTCGGCATCCTCCGCGACGGCGAACTGGTAGCCGAAGACTCCGTCGAGGGGCTCCGCGAGGCCGTGGGCGGCGAGGAGACGCTGGAGGTCGCGGCCGCGGGCGCCGACGACGACGCGGTCGCGGCGGTCCGCGCGCTCCCCGGCGTCTCCGGCGTCACCCGCGACGGCGACGAACTGGTGGTGAACTGCGCCAGCGACGCGAAGACCGACGTGATCGCCGCCTTGGAGGACGCCGGCGTGACGGTCGACGACTTCCACACGCGCGAGGCGTCGCTGGAGGACCTCTTCTTGACGTACACGGAGGGCGACGCGGCGGAGCGGGACGGCGCCGCCGACATCGACTCGACGGACCCGGACACGACGGACTCCGGCTCGACCGACGCGAACGCGACAGACCTCGATTCGACCGACGCCGACCCGCCGGCAGGCGACGAACCGGCGGCCGAGGAGGGGGACCGATGA
- a CDS encoding CTP synthase: MPADPDTGYDPSLGRKFVFVTGGVMSGLGKGITAASTGRLLANAGFDVTAVKVDPYLNVDAGTMNPYEHGEVYVLKDGGEVDLDLGNYERFLGTDMTFDHNVTTGKTYEHVIERERAGDYLGKTVQIIPHVTDDIKRRIREAAEGSDVCLVEIGGTVGDIESMPFLEALRQFAHEEDDEDILFTHVTLVPYSKNGEQKTKPTQHSVKELRSIGLQPDILVGRSEDRLDPSTKEKIALFCDVPTDAVFSNPDVEDIYHVPLMVEDEGLDEHVMERLGLVDEALPKAERSTEWRDLVTRDRDRDLDVALVGKYALEDAYMSIHEALKHAGIQTGTEVNVLWVDADETRAEHEQRLAAADAVVVPGGFGSRGTDGKIEAVRYARKNGVPFLGLCLGFQMAVVEHARNVLGLEGAHSAEIDPDTPHPVIDLLPDQYETEDMGGTMRLGAHETDIEPETLAAEVYGADSCTERHRHRYEVNPEYIDALESDGLVFSGRADNRMEILERPDHPFFFGTQAHPEFRSRPDRASPPFVSLVEAALGSTDTTERNADVRL; the protein is encoded by the coding sequence ATGCCAGCAGATCCCGACACGGGGTACGACCCCTCGCTGGGTCGGAAGTTCGTGTTCGTCACGGGCGGTGTGATGTCCGGGCTGGGCAAGGGCATCACGGCCGCCAGCACCGGGCGCCTTCTCGCCAACGCGGGCTTCGACGTCACCGCCGTCAAGGTGGACCCCTACCTCAACGTCGACGCCGGGACGATGAACCCGTACGAGCACGGCGAGGTGTACGTCTTGAAGGACGGCGGCGAGGTCGACCTCGATTTAGGCAACTACGAGCGCTTCCTCGGCACCGACATGACGTTCGACCACAACGTCACCACGGGGAAGACGTACGAGCACGTCATCGAGCGCGAGCGCGCCGGCGACTACCTCGGCAAGACCGTCCAGATCATCCCCCACGTCACCGACGACATCAAGCGCCGCATCCGCGAGGCCGCCGAGGGCTCCGACGTCTGTCTCGTCGAGATCGGCGGCACGGTCGGGGACATCGAGTCGATGCCCTTCCTCGAAGCGCTCCGGCAGTTCGCCCACGAGGAGGACGACGAGGACATCCTCTTCACGCACGTCACCCTCGTCCCCTACTCGAAGAACGGCGAGCAGAAGACGAAGCCCACCCAGCACTCGGTGAAGGAGCTCCGGTCGATCGGGCTGCAGCCCGACATCCTCGTCGGGCGCTCCGAGGACCGGCTGGACCCGTCGACGAAAGAGAAGATCGCCTTATTCTGTGACGTGCCCACGGACGCCGTCTTCTCGAATCCGGACGTCGAGGACATCTACCACGTCCCGCTGATGGTCGAAGACGAGGGGTTAGACGAGCACGTGATGGAGCGGCTCGGCCTCGTCGACGAGGCGCTCCCGAAGGCGGAGCGCTCGACGGAGTGGCGCGATCTGGTCACGCGCGACCGCGACCGCGACCTCGACGTGGCCCTGGTCGGGAAGTACGCCCTCGAAGACGCGTACATGTCCATCCACGAGGCGCTGAAACACGCCGGGATCCAGACCGGCACCGAGGTGAACGTGCTGTGGGTCGACGCCGACGAGACGCGCGCGGAGCACGAACAGCGCCTCGCGGCGGCCGACGCGGTCGTCGTCCCCGGCGGCTTCGGCTCCCGCGGCACCGACGGCAAGATCGAGGCGGTCCGGTACGCCCGCAAGAACGGCGTCCCCTTCCTCGGGCTCTGCTTGGGCTTCCAGATGGCGGTCGTCGAGCACGCGCGCAACGTCCTCGGGCTGGAGGGCGCCCACTCCGCGGAGATCGACCCCGACACGCCCCACCCCGTCATCGACCTGCTCCCCGACCAGTACGAGACGGAGGACATGGGCGGGACGATGCGGCTCGGCGCCCACGAGACCGACATCGAACCGGAGACGCTCGCGGCCGAGGTGTACGGCGCCGACTCCTGCACCGAGCGCCACCGCCATCGCTACGAAGTGAACCCCGAGTACATCGACGCCTTAGAGTCGGACGGGCTCGTCTTCTCCGGGCGCGCGGACAACCGGATGGAGATCCTCGAACGCCCGGACCACCCGTTCTTCTTCGGGACGCAGGCGCACCCCGAGTTCCGGTCGCGGCCGGACCGCGCGAGTCCCCCCTTCGTCTCCCTCGTCGAGGCGGCGCTGGGATCGACGGACACAACCGAGCGGAACGCGGACGTGAGGCTATAG
- a CDS encoding adenosylcobalamin-dependent ribonucleoside-diphosphate reductase has protein sequence MSGVTADNLELPIKRTTGETMEERLTANAYHNILPARYLRKNADGEPIEDPEELFDRVARNVALAEAVFEAEKRDVEITVTPDQIKPDHPRRDELAAEVFGAGTGVDDDVETTLTAHNVNKFAYDTVVPELPDGVRDHVEATAGTFRDGMESLSFMPNSPTLMNAGDELQQLSACFVDSPDDDITDIHQTAKEAAEVFQSGGGMGYAFWKLRPYGDSVGSTGGIASGPITFMRTFDQMCETIAQGGARRGAQMGVMRVSHPDVIQFIHSKNKDVSLAHSLRLNDPDDFTHNSFKEALGEARELIDEDGKVPEHLRNAVEGHLSNFNISVGVTDDFMEALYNDEEFTFTNPRTEEPHIATPETKEIYEMFGLGEHVEVGEELSIPAQELWDDMIEGAHENGEPGVIYLERVNKEHSFDVEENPDHRILATNPCGEQPLEEYEACNLGHINLSTLAAQDAPDWRVWSDEHADEYDSQAAAIDAFLEEAIDFEEFDERIDYGTRFLENVVTMSDFPVEKIEEKVRDMRKIGLGVMGLAQLYVQLGIQYGTEPGNEVARQLMTHINHASKQTSHELATERGTFNDWEDSKYANPTEYREWFEHYTGLDADDWEDGFPIRNHNTTTIAPTGTTSMIGNTTGGCEPIYNVAYYKNVSDDVQGDEMLVEFDDYFLRTLEENDVDVDAVKEEAQAQMAANEFDGVDGLETVPDTIGELFVVTGDLSGKQHAAVQCACQEGVDSAISKTCNFPNDATAEEMEEVYRYIYDHGGKGVTVYRDGTRSKQVLTTRAKNTEFADESEAAEAIVEQIGEVFGGIEAFLDNEDVQAAIDAEISDLLEASEQPRIDYSERSPRPDSLNGVTQRVETGYGKLYVTINEDENGLPFELFANIGHSGGYTNSFTEALAKVISTALRSGVDPEEIVDELQGTRSPKVAWDKGEQIQSIPDAIGTALRRYLDDDVDKGIPQQQSLDDVEESASSASRPSQTDGGAVDAGTVDAGTAPDAPSADGPEPTARDDAAGADDSTQELIAAGESPECPDCGSMNLYYSEGCKTCESCGWSEC, from the coding sequence ATGAGCGGCGTCACCGCCGACAACCTCGAACTGCCGATCAAACGCACCACCGGCGAGACGATGGAGGAGCGTCTCACCGCCAACGCCTACCACAACATCCTGCCCGCGCGTTACCTCCGGAAGAACGCGGACGGGGAGCCGATCGAGGACCCCGAGGAGCTGTTCGACCGCGTCGCGCGCAACGTCGCGCTCGCGGAGGCGGTCTTCGAGGCCGAAAAGCGGGACGTGGAGATCACGGTCACGCCGGACCAGATCAAGCCCGACCACCCGCGCCGCGACGAGCTCGCCGCGGAGGTCTTCGGAGCGGGGACCGGTGTCGACGACGACGTCGAGACGACGCTCACCGCCCACAACGTCAACAAGTTCGCGTACGACACCGTCGTCCCCGAACTGCCCGACGGGGTCCGCGACCACGTCGAGGCGACCGCCGGGACGTTCCGGGACGGGATGGAGTCGCTATCCTTCATGCCGAACTCCCCGACGCTGATGAACGCGGGCGACGAGCTCCAGCAGCTCTCCGCCTGCTTCGTCGACTCCCCCGACGACGACATCACCGACATCCACCAGACCGCCAAGGAGGCGGCCGAGGTGTTCCAGTCCGGCGGCGGCATGGGGTACGCGTTCTGGAAGCTCCGGCCGTACGGCGACTCTGTCGGCTCGACCGGGGGCATCGCCTCCGGGCCGATCACGTTCATGCGGACGTTCGACCAGATGTGTGAGACGATCGCGCAGGGCGGCGCGCGTCGCGGCGCCCAGATGGGCGTCATGCGCGTCTCGCACCCGGACGTCATCCAGTTTATCCACTCGAAGAACAAAGACGTCTCGCTGGCTCACTCGCTGCGCCTGAACGACCCCGACGACTTCACGCACAACTCCTTCAAGGAGGCGCTGGGGGAGGCCCGCGAGCTGATCGACGAGGACGGGAAGGTCCCGGAACACCTCCGGAACGCCGTCGAGGGCCACCTCTCGAACTTCAACATCAGCGTCGGCGTCACCGACGACTTCATGGAGGCGCTGTACAACGACGAGGAGTTCACCTTCACGAACCCGCGCACGGAGGAGCCCCACATCGCGACGCCGGAGACGAAGGAGATCTACGAGATGTTCGGCCTCGGGGAGCACGTCGAGGTCGGCGAGGAGCTGTCGATCCCGGCACAGGAGCTCTGGGACGACATGATCGAGGGCGCCCACGAGAACGGCGAGCCGGGCGTCATCTACCTCGAACGCGTCAACAAGGAGCACTCCTTCGACGTCGAGGAGAACCCGGACCACCGGATCCTCGCGACGAACCCCTGCGGCGAGCAGCCGTTAGAGGAGTACGAGGCCTGTAACCTCGGACACATCAACCTCTCGACGCTCGCGGCTCAGGACGCGCCGGACTGGCGGGTCTGGTCGGACGAGCACGCCGACGAGTACGACTCGCAGGCCGCGGCGATCGACGCCTTCCTCGAGGAGGCGATCGACTTCGAGGAGTTCGACGAGCGGATCGACTACGGCACCCGCTTCCTCGAGAACGTGGTCACGATGTCGGACTTCCCGGTCGAGAAGATAGAAGAGAAGGTCCGCGACATGCGGAAGATCGGGCTTGGCGTCATGGGGCTGGCGCAGCTGTACGTCCAGCTCGGGATCCAGTACGGCACCGAGCCGGGCAACGAAGTCGCCCGCCAGCTGATGACCCACATCAACCACGCGTCGAAGCAGACCTCCCACGAGCTCGCGACGGAGCGCGGGACGTTCAACGACTGGGAGGACTCGAAGTACGCGAACCCCACCGAGTACCGCGAGTGGTTCGAACACTACACCGGTCTCGACGCCGACGACTGGGAGGACGGCTTCCCGATCCGGAACCACAACACGACGACGATCGCCCCCACGGGCACGACGTCGATGATCGGCAACACGACGGGCGGCTGCGAGCCCATCTACAACGTCGCCTACTACAAGAACGTCTCCGACGACGTTCAGGGCGACGAGATGCTCGTCGAGTTCGACGACTACTTCCTCCGTACCCTAGAGGAGAACGACGTCGACGTCGACGCCGTCAAGGAGGAGGCCCAAGCGCAGATGGCGGCGAACGAGTTCGACGGCGTGGACGGGTTAGAGACGGTCCCGGACACGATCGGCGAGCTGTTCGTCGTCACCGGCGACCTCTCGGGCAAGCAGCACGCGGCGGTCCAGTGCGCCTGCCAGGAGGGGGTCGACTCCGCCATCTCGAAGACGTGTAACTTCCCGAACGACGCCACCGCCGAGGAGATGGAGGAGGTGTACCGCTACATCTACGACCACGGCGGGAAGGGCGTCACCGTCTACCGCGACGGGACCCGCTCGAAGCAGGTGCTCACCACCCGCGCGAAGAACACGGAGTTCGCCGACGAGAGCGAGGCGGCCGAGGCGATCGTCGAGCAGATCGGCGAGGTGTTCGGCGGCATCGAGGCGTTCCTCGACAACGAGGACGTGCAGGCCGCGATCGACGCGGAGATCTCGGACCTGCTCGAGGCCAGCGAGCAGCCCCGGATCGACTACAGCGAGCGCAGCCCGCGTCCCGACTCCCTGAACGGGGTCACCCAGCGAGTCGAGACGGGCTACGGCAAGCTGTACGTCACCATCAACGAGGACGAGAACGGCCTACCGTTCGAGCTGTTCGCGAACATCGGCCACTCCGGCGGCTACACCAACTCCTTCACGGAGGCGCTCGCGAAGGTCATCTCGACGGCGCTCCGCTCGGGCGTCGACCCCGAGGAGATCGTCGACGAGCTACAGGGCACCCGGAGTCCGAAGGTCGCCTGGGACAAAGGCGAGCAGATCCAGTCGATCCCGGACGCGATCGGCACCGCGCTGCGTCGCTACCTCGACGACGACGTCGACAAGGGGATTCCCCAACAGCAGAGCCTCGACGACGTCGAGGAGAGCGCGTCGAGCGCGAGCCGCCCGAGCCAGACCGACGGCGGCGCGGTCGACGCCGGCACAGTCGACGCCGGCACGGCGCCCGACGCCCCGAGCGCGGACGGCCCCGAGCCGACGGCGAGAGACGACGCCGCGGGCGCGGACGACTCGACCCAAGAGCTCATCGCGGCGGGCGAGTCGCCCGAGTGTCCCGACTGCGGGAGCATGAACCTCTACTACTCCGAGGGCTGTAAGACGTGCGAGTCGTGCGGCTGGTCGGAGTGTTAG
- a CDS encoding amidohydrolase family protein, with protein MYVLRGGRVADAAGTRDADVAVADGEVVAVGEPGTVDDAVAERDAAPTEVDVGGRVVAPGLIDAHVHAMMDGRPDVSTAVSDSDYTASYRAASNLDAAVSAGVTTVRDLGSRGTLALDAGEAVAAGDIPGPRVLACGRNVIMTGGHGNWFGREADGPAEVRKAAREQLKAGADVLKCMATGGVLTEGAVTGAPELTLEELEAFTDAAAPTDTPTAAHAHGEVGIKNAVAAGISSIEHGTFMDREAAEMMAERGTYWVPTASALRGIVDNGVEAGIPEDAVAKAEDAADRFDDAWDHALEADVPIAMGTDAGTPFNFFEEIPQELAYMVDYGLSPERALKAATVNAADLLGLDDVGRVEEGYQADLVVLDADPTEDVTAWQEPAAVFAAGERAE; from the coding sequence ATGTACGTACTGCGAGGCGGTCGCGTGGCGGACGCCGCGGGGACTCGCGACGCCGACGTGGCGGTCGCGGACGGCGAGGTCGTCGCGGTCGGTGAGCCGGGGACGGTCGACGACGCGGTCGCGGAGCGCGACGCCGCGCCCACCGAGGTCGACGTCGGGGGACGGGTCGTCGCCCCCGGGCTGATCGACGCGCACGTCCACGCCATGATGGACGGGCGCCCGGACGTCTCGACCGCGGTCTCGGACAGCGATTACACCGCGAGCTACCGGGCCGCGAGCAACCTCGACGCCGCCGTCTCGGCCGGCGTCACGACGGTCCGCGACCTCGGCAGCCGCGGGACGCTCGCGCTCGACGCGGGCGAGGCGGTCGCGGCCGGCGACATTCCCGGTCCGCGCGTCCTCGCGTGCGGCCGCAACGTGATCATGACCGGCGGCCACGGCAACTGGTTCGGCCGCGAGGCCGACGGGCCCGCGGAGGTCCGGAAGGCGGCCCGCGAGCAGCTGAAGGCGGGCGCGGACGTGCTCAAGTGTATGGCCACCGGCGGCGTCCTCACCGAGGGCGCGGTGACCGGCGCCCCCGAACTGACGCTCGAGGAGCTGGAGGCGTTCACCGACGCGGCCGCGCCGACCGACACGCCGACCGCGGCCCACGCACACGGCGAGGTGGGGATCAAAAACGCCGTCGCGGCCGGCATCTCCAGTATCGAACACGGGACGTTCATGGACCGCGAGGCCGCCGAGATGATGGCCGAGCGCGGCACCTACTGGGTGCCGACCGCGAGCGCGCTCCGCGGCATCGTCGACAACGGCGTCGAGGCCGGCATCCCCGAGGACGCCGTCGCGAAGGCCGAGGACGCCGCGGATCGCTTCGACGACGCGTGGGACCACGCCTTGGAGGCCGACGTTCCCATCGCGATGGGGACCGACGCAGGCACGCCGTTCAACTTCTTCGAGGAGATCCCGCAGGAATTGGCGTACATGGTCGACTACGGGCTCTCGCCGGAGCGGGCGCTGAAGGCGGCAACCGTCAACGCCGCGGACCTGCTCGGGCTCGACGACGTGGGGCGCGTCGAGGAGGGGTATCAGGCGGACCTCGTCGTCCTCGACGCCGACCCGACCGAGGACGTGACGGCGTGGCAGGAGCCGGCGGCGGTGTTCGCGGCGGGCGAGCGGGCGGAGTAG
- a CDS encoding CTP synthetase gives MAGPTARPDGGRSDDGDGAVAIVAGPDENGLGEELAALGVEVRRVDGLVTATKLEEAGTAEAAYFVLTDVEEATGIPVAKELNPDVRVVTYASRSLPEFVATVADLAVDPELLDAATVAEELLAGDGEP, from the coding sequence ATGGCGGGACCGACAGCCCGCCCCGACGGCGGTCGCAGCGACGACGGCGACGGTGCCGTCGCTATCGTCGCCGGTCCCGACGAGAACGGGCTCGGAGAGGAACTCGCCGCGCTCGGTGTCGAGGTCCGCCGGGTCGACGGGCTCGTCACGGCGACGAAGCTCGAGGAAGCGGGGACCGCCGAGGCCGCCTACTTCGTCCTCACCGACGTCGAAGAGGCGACCGGGATCCCGGTGGCGAAGGAGCTGAACCCGGACGTCCGGGTCGTCACCTACGCGAGCCGGTCGCTGCCGGAGTTCGTCGCGACGGTCGCCGACCTCGCGGTCGACCCCGAACTGCTGGACGCCGCGACGGTCGCCGAGGAGCTGCTGGCCGGCGACGGCGAGCCGTGA
- the ligA gene encoding NAD-dependent DNA ligase LigA, with protein sequence MTSAQSGSSARHADPDENPYVEDPPTDFDPVDDLSADEAAEQAELLRAAVREHDHRYYVEADPLVSDEAYDALFARLEELEAAFDLPTENSPTGQIGGAPLDALETVEHVAPMRSIDNDTDAAAVREFDERVREGLADAAESGDLSGFDPEDLAYVCEPKFDGLSIEVIYEDGEYARAATRGDGREGDDVTEQVRTIRSVPGRLRGDDHPDRLAVRGEAYMPRDAFEAYNDDLIERGEEPFANPRNAAAGTLRQLDPAVVAERPLDVFFFDVLAWEAGADGPERPARHRDALGAFESLGLRRNDRVEVVDDVEAAIDYRDEILAARDDLNYAVDGVVIKVDALAHREALGSTSRAPRWAFAHKFPPRTATTTVEGVTVQVGRTGRLTPVAELDPVEVGGVTVSRATLHNPAEIEALCVNVGDRVRIYRAGDVIPYVPEVVEKRSEGTYAFPDACPVCGAAIERDGPLAFCTGGLGCPAQLDRAVEHWARRDALDVEGLGPERVEQLREAGLVESLPDLYDLTVEELAELEGWGETSAENLIRELDATRNPPLDDFLAGLGIPDVGATTARALAARFGTLDALLDADEDALREVDDVGPEVAESVRTFLDREENRAAIEGLRERGVDPEPFETDAGDGPIDALDGLTFVFTGSLSVPRSEAQAYVEARGASATSSISGNTDYLVAGESPGRSKRDDAAAEDVPVVDEDEFAALLAERGVDWPPTAD encoded by the coding sequence ATGACGAGCGCGCAATCCGGGTCGTCGGCCCGGCACGCGGACCCGGACGAGAACCCCTACGTCGAGGACCCCCCGACCGACTTCGACCCGGTCGACGACCTCTCCGCGGACGAGGCCGCCGAGCAGGCCGAACTGCTCCGCGCGGCGGTCCGCGAGCACGACCACCGGTACTACGTCGAGGCCGACCCACTGGTCTCCGACGAGGCGTACGACGCGCTGTTCGCCCGGCTGGAGGAACTCGAAGCCGCGTTCGACCTCCCGACCGAGAACTCTCCGACCGGACAGATCGGCGGCGCACCGCTCGACGCGCTGGAGACGGTCGAGCACGTCGCACCGATGCGCTCCATCGACAACGACACCGACGCCGCGGCGGTCCGCGAGTTCGACGAGCGCGTCCGCGAGGGGCTGGCGGACGCGGCCGAGTCGGGTGACCTCTCCGGGTTCGACCCCGAGGACCTCGCGTACGTCTGCGAGCCGAAGTTCGACGGCCTCTCGATCGAGGTGATCTACGAGGACGGCGAGTACGCCCGCGCGGCCACCCGCGGCGACGGCCGCGAGGGCGACGACGTCACCGAGCAGGTCCGCACGATCCGGTCGGTGCCCGGCCGCCTGCGCGGCGACGACCACCCCGACCGGCTCGCGGTCCGGGGCGAGGCCTACATGCCTCGCGACGCCTTCGAGGCGTACAACGACGACCTGATCGAGCGCGGCGAGGAGCCGTTCGCGAACCCGCGCAACGCCGCGGCCGGGACGCTCCGCCAACTCGACCCGGCGGTCGTCGCGGAGCGCCCCCTCGACGTCTTCTTCTTCGACGTGCTCGCGTGGGAGGCGGGCGCGGACGGCCCGGAGCGCCCCGCGCGCCACCGCGACGCGCTCGGCGCCTTCGAGTCGCTCGGCCTCCGCCGGAACGACCGCGTGGAAGTCGTCGACGACGTCGAGGCCGCGATCGACTACCGCGACGAGATACTGGCCGCCCGGGACGACCTGAACTACGCGGTCGACGGGGTCGTGATCAAGGTCGACGCCCTCGCGCACCGCGAGGCGCTCGGGAGCACGTCTCGCGCGCCGCGCTGGGCGTTCGCGCACAAGTTCCCGCCGCGGACCGCGACGACGACCGTCGAGGGCGTCACGGTTCAGGTGGGCCGCACCGGGCGGCTCACGCCCGTCGCGGAGCTCGACCCCGTCGAGGTCGGCGGCGTCACCGTCTCGCGCGCGACGCTCCACAACCCGGCCGAGATCGAGGCGCTCTGCGTGAACGTCGGGGACCGCGTCCGGATCTACCGCGCGGGCGACGTGATCCCCTATGTCCCGGAGGTCGTCGAGAAGCGCTCCGAGGGGACCTACGCGTTCCCCGACGCGTGCCCCGTCTGCGGGGCCGCGATCGAGCGCGACGGCCCGCTCGCGTTCTGTACCGGCGGGCTGGGCTGCCCGGCGCAGCTCGATCGGGCGGTCGAACACTGGGCGCGCCGCGACGCGCTCGACGTCGAGGGGCTGGGCCCGGAGCGGGTCGAACAGCTCCGCGAGGCCGGCCTTGTCGAGTCGCTGCCGGACCTGTACGACCTGACCGTCGAGGAACTGGCCGAGTTAGAGGGGTGGGGAGAAACGAGCGCCGAGAACCTAATCCGCGAACTCGACGCCACCCGGAACCCGCCGCTCGACGACTTCCTCGCCGGGCTGGGGATCCCGGACGTGGGCGCGACGACGGCCCGGGCGCTGGCCGCGCGGTTCGGGACGCTCGACGCCCTCCTCGACGCGGACGAGGACGCCCTCCGCGAGGTGGACGACGTGGGTCCGGAGGTGGCCGAGTCGGTCCGGACGTTCCTCGACCGCGAGGAGAACCGCGCCGCGATAGAGGGGCTCCGCGAGCGCGGCGTCGACCCCGAGCCGTTCGAGACCGACGCGGGCGACGGCCCGATCGACGCGCTCGACGGGCTCACCTTCGTGTTCACCGGCTCGCTGTCCGTCCCGCGGAGCGAGGCGCAGGCGTACGTCGAGGCGCGCGGCGCGAGCGCCACGTCGAGCATCTCCGGGAACACCGACTACCTCGTCGCGGGCGAGAGCCCGGGCCGGTCGAAACGCGACGACGCGGCCGCCGAGGACGTGCCGGTCGTCGACGAGGACGAGTTCGCCGCCCTGCTCGCTGAACGCGGCGTCGACTGGCCGCCGACCGCCGACTGA
- the guaA gene encoding glutamine-hydrolyzing GMP synthase — MVETDEFIAEAKAEIREAIGDANAVIALSGGVDSSVAATLAYEAVGDQLTPVYVDTGLMRKGETEEIRDTFEFMESLRVIEAQERFFDRLAGVTDPEEKRHVIGEGFIDEFETVARDVGADYLVQGTIYPDRIESEGNIKSHHNVGGLPEVVDFEGIVEPVRDLYKDEVREVARALGLEEVISERMPFPGPGLAVRIVGEVTPEKAAVAREATHVVEEELEEYDPWQAFAAVLGKATGVKGDNRVHGWVVAVRSVESRDGMTARAQEIDWGTLQRIQSRITGENENVARVVYDVTHKPPATIEYE, encoded by the coding sequence ATGGTCGAGACGGACGAGTTCATCGCGGAGGCGAAAGCGGAGATCCGGGAGGCGATAGGCGACGCGAACGCCGTGATCGCCCTCTCGGGCGGCGTCGACTCCTCGGTCGCGGCGACGCTCGCGTACGAGGCGGTTGGCGACCAGCTCACCCCCGTCTACGTCGACACGGGGCTGATGCGGAAGGGGGAGACCGAGGAGATCCGCGACACCTTCGAGTTCATGGAGTCGCTGCGGGTGATCGAGGCCCAAGAGCGGTTCTTCGACCGCCTCGCCGGCGTCACCGACCCCGAGGAGAAGCGCCACGTCATCGGTGAGGGGTTCATCGACGAGTTCGAGACGGTCGCCCGCGACGTGGGCGCCGACTACCTCGTGCAGGGGACGATCTACCCCGACCGCATCGAGTCGGAGGGGAACATCAAGTCGCACCACAACGTCGGCGGGCTCCCCGAGGTCGTCGACTTCGAGGGGATAGTCGAGCCGGTGCGCGACCTCTACAAGGACGAGGTGCGCGAGGTCGCTCGCGCGCTCGGGCTCGAAGAGGTCATCTCCGAGCGCATGCCGTTCCCCGGTCCCGGGCTCGCCGTCCGGATCGTCGGGGAGGTCACCCCCGAGAAGGCCGCGGTCGCCCGCGAGGCGACCCACGTCGTCGAGGAGGAACTGGAGGAGTACGACCCGTGGCAGGCGTTCGCCGCGGTCCTCGGCAAGGCCACCGGCGTCAAGGGCGACAACCGCGTCCACGGCTGGGTCGTCGCGGTGCGCTCGGTCGAGAGCCGCGACGGGATGACCGCGCGCGCACAGGAGATCGACTGGGGCACGCTCCAGCGGATCCAGAGCCGGATCACCGGCGAGAACGAGAACGTGGCGCGGGTCGTCTACGACGTGACCCACAAGCCGCCCGCGACGATCGAGTACGAGTGA
- a CDS encoding glutaredoxin family protein, whose protein sequence is MSADDEPATVPVTLYTREDCSLCVVARETIESVAADLDAVTVDIDEVDVDTDPELAAEYGERVPYVLVDGHPAFKYEVDERDLRLKLLAAT, encoded by the coding sequence GTGAGCGCGGACGACGAGCCCGCGACCGTCCCGGTCACCCTCTACACCCGCGAGGACTGCTCGCTGTGCGTCGTCGCCCGCGAGACGATCGAGTCGGTCGCGGCCGACCTCGACGCCGTGACGGTCGACATCGACGAGGTCGACGTCGACACCGACCCCGAACTGGCCGCGGAGTACGGCGAGCGCGTCCCGTACGTGCTCGTCGACGGCCACCCGGCGTTCAAGTACGAGGTCGACGAGCGCGACCTGCGGCTGAAGCTCTTGGCGGCGACCTGA